One window of Candidatus Zixiibacteriota bacterium genomic DNA carries:
- a CDS encoding glycosyltransferase family 2 protein, with protein sequence MKNSNMADNRKENDYKISIVVPAYNEEENIPPLLENFEKMFRESKLEGEVLLVDDGSTDKTYELARESEKKYPFLKALTTKTHQGLTSALQRGFDNAKGDIYLFWPADLQYMPEDIPKFIQKMNEGNDIVTGWKKGSYGLKAFVSFLYNILSRWLFKIKVHDLNSVKAFRKEVLEDLPLRKDWHRYMVVMAAEKGFRVDEVRIPLYPRKYGKSKFGIWRIPIGVLDLFSVKFQVSFMRKPMLLFGSLGLIMVLLGVLAGLLAIYLRIIMHEGFRPILYLVILLVLSGISLFALGFLAEAIVSLREEVESLKKNRE encoded by the coding sequence ATGAAAAATTCGAATATGGCTGATAACAGAAAAGAAAACGACTATAAAATCTCCATTGTAGTGCCGGCTTATAATGAGGAGGAGAATATCCCTCCACTACTGGAGAATTTTGAGAAGATGTTCCGGGAATCCAAATTGGAAGGGGAGGTCCTGTTAGTGGATGACGGCTCCACAGATAAGACCTATGAGCTTGCCAGGGAGAGCGAAAAAAAATATCCTTTTTTGAAAGCCCTTACTACTAAAACCCATCAGGGGTTGACTTCTGCCTTGCAAAGAGGTTTCGACAACGCCAAAGGCGACATCTATCTTTTTTGGCCTGCAGATCTGCAATATATGCCAGAGGATATTCCGAAGTTTATTCAGAAAATGAATGAGGGGAATGACATTGTAACCGGCTGGAAAAAGGGAAGTTATGGATTGAAGGCTTTTGTCTCCTTTCTCTACAATATTCTGTCCAGATGGCTCTTTAAAATCAAAGTGCATGACCTTAACAGCGTCAAGGCTTTCAGGAAAGAGGTGCTGGAAGACTTGCCCTTGAGAAAAGACTGGCACAGGTATATGGTGGTAATGGCAGCGGAAAAAGGGTTCAGAGTGGATGAGGTCAGAATTCCTCTTTATCCCAGAAAGTATGGTAAATCAAAATTCGGCATCTGGAGAATTCCAATCGGGGTTTTAGACCTTTTCAGCGTAAAATTTCAGGTCTCCTTTATGCGCAAGCCGATGCTCCTTTTCGGCTCCTTAGGTTTGATCATGGTGCTCTTGGGGGTACTGGCAGGTCTTTTAGCTATTTACCTGAGGATAATTATGCATGAAGGGTTCAGACCCATTTTATATCTGGTCATCCTTTTAGTCTTGTCCGGGATTTCACTTTTCGCCTTAGGGTTTTTAGCTGAAGCGATTGTCAGCTTAAGAGAAGAGGTAGAAAGCTTAAAAAAGAACAGAGAATAG